A single region of the Salvia splendens isolate huo1 chromosome 18, SspV2, whole genome shotgun sequence genome encodes:
- the LOC121775703 gene encoding ADP-glucose phosphorylase-like — MATNRSPEIRKDAIHNRWVIFSPARARRPSDFKSKTDASSSANTHTECPFCAGHEHECAPEIFRFPPESTLDWKVRVIQNLYPALSRDLEPLNAERGGGGQVTLRGSGFHDVVIESPAHPVHLADLSPAQIADVLLAYKKRIDQLRAFDSIKYVQVFKNHGATAGASMSHSHSQILALPVIPPTASARIQSMKEHFEQTGECAICQVKQEDLSIHESNHFRSIVPFAATFPFEIWIIPRHHSSHFHDIDSDMASDLGGVLKLMLGKMSLQLKNPPYNMVIHSAPLRAESTQLPFSHWFIQIVPQLTVVGGFELGTGCYINPVLPEDAAKVLREVSIQD, encoded by the exons ATGGCAACAAATCGGAGCCCCGAGATCCGGAAAGACGCCATCCACAACCGCTGGGTGATATTCTCTCCGGCGAGAGCGCGCCGCCCCTCCGATTTCAAATCCAAGACCGACGCCTCTTCAAGCGCCAATACCCACACCGAGTGCCCTTTCTGCGCCGGTCACGAGCATGAGTGCGCCCCGGAGATTTTCCGTTTCCCGCCGGAATCTACCCTCGACTGGAAGGTTCGGGTGATCCAGAACCTATACCCGGCTCTCAGCCGCGATTTGGAACCCCTTAATGCTGAACGCGGCGGCGGTGGTCAGGTTACTCTGCGCGGATCTGGTTTTCACGACGTGGTGATCGAGTCGCCGGCGCACCCGGTTCACCTCGCCGATCTCTCCCCGGCTCAGATTGCTGATGTTTTGCTCGCTTATAAGAAACGGATCGATCAGCTTCGCGCCTTTGATTCCATTAAATATGTCCAG GTTTTCAAGAATCACGGTGCGACAGCGGGGGCATCAATGAGCCACTCTCACAGTCAGATCTTAGCACTCCCTGTCATTCCACCCACTGCTTCTGCAAGGATTCAAAGTATGAAGGAACATTTCGAGCAAACGGGAGAATGCGCCATTTGCCAAGTTAAACAAGAAGATTTGTCGATTCATGAGTCCAACCATTTCAGATCCATCGTGCCTTTTGCTGCAACGTTTCCTTTCGAGATATGGATCATTCCTCGTCATCACTCTTCTCATTTCCATGATATCGATTCTGATATG GCAAGTGATCTTGGTGGTGTGCTGAAGCTTATGTTGGGGAAGATGAGTTTGCAGTTGAAAAACCCGCCGTATAATATGGTGATTCATAGTGCTCCTCTTCGAGCAGAGTCGACACAGCTACCTTTCTCTCACTGGTTTATACAGATAGTTCCTCAGCTAACGGTGGTGGGAGGATTCGAGCTTGGAACTGGATGCTATATCAACCCTGTTCTGCCGGAGGATGCTGCAAAAGTGTTGAGGGAAGTAAGTATTCAAGATTAG
- the LOC121776491 gene encoding eukaryotic translation initiation factor 3 subunit B-like, protein MADVMSMEDLHATAARLNVDLDSLDLDSIRLPAGETFGIISDDEDLKKEEDFEFEEGFGNIIVVDNLPVVPKEKFDKLEGVVRKIYSQIGVIKEDGLWMPTDPDTQKTLGYCFIEFNTPQEAELAKEKTHGYKLDRSHIFSVNMFDDIEKFLKVPEQWAPPESKPYTPGENLQKWLMDEKARDQFVIRAGTDTEVLWNDARQSKPELVYKRSYWTESFVQWSPLGTYLATVHRQGAAVWGGATTFNRLMRYQHSQVKLIDFSPGERFLVTYSSQEPSNPRDTHRVVINIFDVRSGKLMRDFKGSADEFAIGGTGGVSGVSWPVFRWGGGREDKYFARIGKNAVSVYETETFGLIDKKSIKVENVVDFSWSPTDSILALFVPELGGGNQPARVSLVQIPSKVELRQKNLFSVSDCKIYWQSNGEYLAVKVDRYTKTKKSTYTGFELFRIKERDIPIEVLELENKNDKIIAFAWEPKGHRFAVIHGDNPRPDVSFYSMRSGTNTGRVSKLATLKGKQANALFWSPGGRFIILAGLKGFNGQLEFYNVDELETMAQAEHFMATDVEWDPTGRYCVTAVTSVHEMENGFNVWSFNGKLLYRILKDHFFQFLWRPRPPSFLTAEKEEEIAKNLKKYSKKYEAEDQDVSMLLSEQDREKRKMLKEEWARWIGEWKRLHEEEKLERQELRDGEVSDEDEEYEAKEVEVEELLDVSEEVISFD, encoded by the exons ATGGCGGATGTGATGTCGATGGAAGATTTACACGCCACTGCCGCCCGCCTCAACGTGGACCTCGATTCTCTCGATCTTGATTCTATCCGCCTTCCCGCCGGAGAAACCTTCGGCATCATCAG tGATGATGAGGATTTGAAGAAAGAGGAAGATTTCGAATTTGAAGAGGGCTTCGGGAACATAATTGTGGTGGACAATTTGCCGGTGGTGCCAAAAGAGAAGTTTGACAAGTTAGAAGGAGTGGTTCGCAAAATTTACAGCCAAATAGGTGTTATCAAGGAGGATGGTCTCTGGATGCCGACCGATCCCGACACTCAGAAAACCCTAGGATACTGCTTCATTGAGTTTAACACGCCTCAG GAAGCTGAACTAGCGAAGGAAAAGACCCATGGGTACAAACTGGATCGTTCTCACATATTTTCTGTTAATATGTTTGATGATATCGAGAAGTTTTTAAAGGTCCCAGAGCAGTGGGCTCCTCCAGAAAGCAAGCCTTATACTCCAGGG GAGAATCTTCAAAAATGGCTTATGGATGAAAAGGCCCGCGATCAGTTTGTGATCCGTGCTGGCACTGATACTGAGGTTTTGTGGAATGACGCAAGGCAGTCAAAACCTGAGCTTGTTTACAAAAGATCT TATTGGACAGAAAGTTTTGTTCAGTGGTCCCCACTTGGGACTTACTTGGCCACAGTACACAGGCAGGGTGCTGCAGTTTGGGGTGGTGCTACTACTTTCAACCGGTTGATGCGTTATCAACATTCCCAG GTAAAACTGATAGACTTCTCACCTGGTGAGAGATTTCTGGTGACTTACAGCAGCCAGGAGCCTAGCAATCCCCGTGACACCCAT AGGGTCGTGATTAATATTTTTGACGTAAGAAGTGGAAAACTAATGAGAGATTTCAAAGGTAGTGCAGATGAATTTGCTATTGGTGGAACTGGAGGTGTCAGTGGCGTGTCTTGGCCTGTTTTCAG GTGGGGTGGCGGACGAGAAGATAAGTACTTTGCCAGAATCGGAAAGAATGCTGTGTCTGTTTATGAAACAGAAACCTTTGGTCTTATTGACAAGAAATCGATAAAGGTAGAAAATGTTGTTGACTTCAGTTGGTCACCTACGGATTCCATTCTTGCACTTTTTGTGCCCGAACTGGGTGGAGGAAATCAACCTGCAAGG GTGAGTCTTGTGCAAATCCCAAGCAAAGTAGAGTTGAGGCAAAAGAATCTCTTCAGTGTCAGTGATTGTAAAATATACTGGCAAAGTAATGGGGAATATCTTGCTGTTAAAGTTGATAGATAcacaaaaacaaagaaaagcACATATACTGGCTTTGAGCTTTTCAGGATCAAGGAAAGGGACATACCTATTGAGGTTCTAGAGCTCGAGAATAAGAATGATAAGATTATTGCCTTTGCTTGGGAGCCAAAAGGCCACAGGTTTGCAGTTATTCATGGTGATAATCCAAGGCCTGATGTGAGTTTCTACTCGATGCGTAGTGGAACTAACACTGGCCGGGTTTCAAAGCTCGCTACCCTCAAGGGTAAGCAGGCCAATGCTCTTTTCTGGTCTCCAGGTGGCCGTTTCATAATTCTTGCTGGGTTGAAAGGTTTCAATGGACAGTTAGAGTTTTATAATGTGGATGAGCTTGAGACCATGGCTCAAGCTGAGCATTTCATGGCAACAGATGTTGAATGGGATCCTACTGGAAG GTATTGTGTGACTGCAGTCACATCTGTCCATGAGATGGAGAACGGTTTTAACGTATGGTCCTTCAATGGCAAACTGCTTTACCGAATCCTCAAGGATCATTTCTTTCAA TTCTTGTGGCGCCCAAGGCCTCCATCCTTCTTGACAGCTGAAAAGGAAGAAGAGATTGCTAAGAATCTGAAAAAATACAGCAAGAAATACGAGGCTGAGGATCAAGATGTATCTATGTTGCTGAGTGAGCAGGATCGCGAAAAGAGGAAGATGTTGAAGGAAGAGTGGGCTAGGTGGATTGGTGAATGGAAGCGATTGCACGAGGAAGAGAAGTTGGAGAGACAAGAGCTGCGTGACGGAGAAGTGAGTGATGAGGACGAAGAGTACGAAGCAAAAGAGGTGGAAGTTGAGGAATTATTGGATGTCTCGGAAGAAGTTATTTCTTTTGATTAA